One genomic segment of Streptomyces sp. RKND-216 includes these proteins:
- a CDS encoding cytochrome P450, translating into MAATSAAAVPRAPGRIPLIGHVLPLARRPLDFMQSLRHTGDFVRVDVGTLPIYFVNSAELTHELLVTKARHLDKGRFFVRARVLVGDSLPTAPSHIHKRHRRLMQPSFHQAKIAGYAATMAARARAMADAWTDGQTVQVDQELAEFSVGTLAETMFSADISRPAAEAVRVDVPILLRYALLRAVTPRLLDHLPIPANRRFNQAAKRLRTVIDDVIAASHKEGDVDYNDLLSMLLNARDADTGEKLTDREIRDELVAIMFAGTETTASTLAWTFHELAKAPEVEKKLLAEIDEVAPDGNIAFEDLPKLTYTRQVIDEIGRMHSVPLLMRRVTKPVELAGHRLEEGTELAFSLYSLHRDERLYDDPHTFDPDRWLPERREGRPREGYIPFGAGNRKCIGDGFALTEIAIAMATVLSRWRFEPLPGHTVREVASAVAHPDKLPMRVVSRRT; encoded by the coding sequence ATGGCCGCAACCAGCGCCGCCGCTGTGCCACGAGCACCGGGCCGCATACCGCTCATCGGACACGTCCTCCCACTGGCCCGCCGCCCGCTCGACTTCATGCAGTCGCTGCGGCACACCGGCGACTTCGTACGGGTCGACGTGGGAACCCTGCCCATCTACTTCGTCAACAGTGCCGAGCTGACCCACGAACTGCTCGTCACCAAGGCGCGCCACCTGGACAAAGGCCGCTTCTTCGTCCGCGCCCGCGTCCTGGTCGGGGACTCCCTGCCCACCGCTCCCAGCCACATCCACAAACGGCACCGGCGGCTGATGCAGCCCAGCTTCCACCAGGCCAAGATCGCCGGGTACGCCGCGACCATGGCCGCCCGCGCGCGTGCCATGGCCGACGCGTGGACCGACGGGCAGACCGTCCAGGTCGACCAGGAACTCGCCGAGTTCTCCGTGGGCACCCTGGCCGAGACGATGTTCTCCGCCGACATCAGCCGGCCCGCCGCCGAAGCCGTCCGCGTCGACGTGCCGATCCTGCTGCGCTACGCCCTGCTGCGGGCGGTCACCCCGCGCCTGCTCGACCACCTGCCGATTCCGGCGAACCGGCGCTTCAACCAGGCGGCGAAGAGGTTGCGCACGGTCATCGACGACGTCATCGCCGCCTCCCACAAGGAAGGCGACGTCGACTACAACGACCTGCTGTCCATGCTGCTCAACGCCCGCGACGCGGACACCGGGGAGAAGCTCACCGACCGCGAGATCCGGGACGAACTCGTCGCCATCATGTTCGCCGGCACCGAGACGACCGCCTCCACCCTCGCCTGGACCTTCCACGAACTCGCCAAGGCACCGGAAGTGGAGAAGAAGCTCCTCGCGGAGATCGACGAGGTGGCACCGGACGGGAACATCGCCTTCGAGGACCTCCCGAAGCTGACCTACACCCGGCAGGTGATCGACGAGATCGGCCGTATGCACTCGGTGCCGCTCCTCATGCGCCGCGTCACGAAACCGGTGGAACTCGCAGGTCACCGCCTGGAGGAGGGCACCGAACTCGCCTTCAGCCTCTACTCCCTGCACCGCGACGAACGCCTCTACGACGACCCGCACACCTTCGACCCGGACCGCTGGTTGCCCGAACGCCGGGAAGGGCGGCCCCGTGAGGGGTACATCCCCTTCGGCGCGGGGAACCGCAAGTGCATCGGTGACGGCTTCGCGCTGACGGAGATCGCCATCGCGATGGCCACCGTCCTCTCCCGCTGGCGGTTCGAGCCCCTCCCGGGCCACACGGTCCGCGAAGTCGCCTCCGCCGTCGCACACCCGGACAAGCTGCCGATGCGGGTCGTGTCCCGCCGGACGTAG
- a CDS encoding selina-4(15),7(11)-diene synthase → MHHGLLVPPVYSPIPPAIHPRHQAVDRQNAAWAHAFGIGSTELRDKLVASEIGTFAARILPEGDEEVARLLADFILWLFGVDDGHCEEGELGADPGLLAGELSRLLRVAQNPEAPMLQQDPLARGLRDLSRRMAHHGTPAQVTRWVDALREYFLSVVWEAGHRSHATVPDLNDYTLMRLYDGATSVVLPLLEMGHGYELDPGERDHRSVRAAAEMAYFVITWDNDLFSYHKESRAGQHYLNVLRVLQHHRGLAPEDALRTAVAQRDRVMVLFERLCDHLTSTVDSPRLRQYLRSLGHFIRGAQDWGISSHRYTTPDDPARLPSTFLDAPTDDSSEPLDIPCVAWWWDLLPRAQDAPSPPPAQQKTLLTELMAN, encoded by the coding sequence GTGCACCACGGGTTGCTCGTCCCGCCCGTCTACTCTCCGATACCCCCGGCCATCCACCCGCGGCACCAGGCCGTCGACCGTCAGAACGCCGCATGGGCGCACGCCTTCGGCATAGGCTCGACGGAACTGCGTGACAAGCTCGTCGCCAGCGAGATCGGCACCTTCGCCGCGCGCATCCTCCCCGAAGGCGACGAAGAAGTCGCCCGGCTCCTCGCCGACTTCATCCTCTGGCTGTTCGGCGTCGACGACGGCCACTGCGAGGAGGGAGAACTCGGCGCCGACCCGGGGCTGCTCGCCGGTGAGCTCTCCCGCCTGCTGCGCGTCGCCCAGAATCCCGAAGCGCCGATGCTGCAGCAGGACCCCCTCGCCCGCGGCCTGCGAGACCTGAGCCGCCGCATGGCCCACCACGGCACGCCGGCCCAGGTGACCCGCTGGGTGGACGCACTGCGCGAGTACTTCCTCTCCGTGGTGTGGGAAGCCGGCCACCGCAGTCACGCGACGGTCCCCGACCTCAACGACTACACCCTCATGCGCCTCTACGACGGTGCCACCTCCGTCGTCCTGCCGCTGCTGGAGATGGGGCACGGCTACGAACTCGATCCCGGCGAGCGCGACCACCGGTCGGTCCGGGCCGCAGCCGAGATGGCCTACTTCGTCATCACCTGGGACAACGACCTCTTCTCCTACCACAAGGAGAGCCGCGCCGGTCAGCACTACCTCAACGTGCTGCGCGTCCTCCAGCACCACCGAGGACTGGCCCCGGAAGACGCACTGCGGACCGCAGTCGCCCAGCGCGACCGCGTCATGGTGCTCTTCGAGAGGCTCTGCGACCACCTGACGTCCACCGTCGACAGCCCGCGGCTGCGGCAGTACCTGCGCAGCCTCGGCCACTTCATCCGGGGCGCGCAGGACTGGGGCATCAGCTCCCACCGCTACACCACCCCCGACGACCCGGCACGGCTGCCCTCCACCTTCCTCGACGCCCCGACCGACGACAGCAGCGAGCCGCTGGACATCCCCTGCGTCGCCTGGTGGTGGGACCTGCTGCCCCGAGCGCAGGACGCCCCCTCGCCCCCGCCGGCGCAGCAGAAGACCCTCCTCACCGAACTGATGGCGAACTGA
- a CDS encoding cytochrome P450: protein MNSPNEPTVGPGPAAPPPGCPAHAAGTDGLRRLYGPEADADPMALYEKLRAEHGAVAPVLVHGDLPAWLVLGHRENLEVARTSTLFSRDSRRWRDMAEGNVPPDHPLTPMTAWQPLCVFADGPDHERLRRAVTDSLSRFEARGIRRYVTRFSHQLIDDFAAVGRADLVDQFAAQLPLRVVTQLFGMPEDYGPRLVDAARDMLGGTETAVASNDYLTETLQQLVERKRVTPGHDVASKLIEHPARLSDDEVREHLRVVLVSANEPTVNLIAGTLRLVLTDRRFRANLAGGHMTLPDALEQVLWDDPPMTTNLGRWATGDVELAGKRIKEGDLLILGLAAGNADPAIRPDTSTALHGNRSHLAFSGGPHECPGQDLGRAIADTGIDVLLSRLPDLRLAVPEEELTWNASLMSRPLAALPVRFTPGRLRSAKDSPAPEETAGAELPPQRSVPSPPAPADVPSRTAPGVSTSRRPFRRLRWRR, encoded by the coding sequence GTGAACTCCCCGAACGAACCCACCGTCGGGCCGGGGCCGGCCGCGCCACCGCCCGGATGCCCCGCGCACGCCGCCGGGACGGACGGCCTGCGGCGTCTCTACGGGCCGGAGGCCGACGCCGACCCGATGGCGCTGTACGAGAAGCTGCGCGCGGAGCACGGGGCCGTGGCTCCCGTGCTGGTGCACGGGGACCTGCCGGCGTGGCTGGTGCTCGGTCACCGGGAGAACCTGGAGGTGGCGCGGACCTCGACGCTCTTCAGCCGCGACTCGCGCCGCTGGCGCGACATGGCGGAGGGCAACGTGCCGCCCGACCACCCCCTCACGCCGATGACCGCGTGGCAGCCGCTGTGCGTGTTCGCCGACGGCCCCGACCACGAGCGGCTGCGCCGCGCCGTCACCGACAGCCTGTCCCGGTTCGAAGCGCGCGGCATCCGTCGCTACGTCACCCGCTTCTCCCACCAGCTCATCGACGACTTCGCCGCCGTGGGACGGGCCGACCTGGTCGACCAGTTCGCCGCCCAGCTCCCGCTGCGCGTGGTCACGCAGCTGTTCGGCATGCCGGAGGATTACGGACCCCGGCTCGTCGACGCGGCGCGCGACATGCTCGGCGGCACGGAGACGGCGGTGGCCAGCAACGACTACCTCACCGAGACGCTCCAGCAGCTCGTCGAACGCAAACGCGTCACGCCCGGCCACGACGTGGCCTCCAAGCTCATCGAGCACCCGGCCCGGCTGAGCGACGACGAGGTGCGCGAGCACCTGCGCGTCGTGCTGGTTTCCGCCAACGAGCCGACGGTCAACCTGATCGCGGGCACCCTGCGGCTGGTGCTCACCGACCGTCGCTTTCGCGCGAACCTGGCCGGTGGCCACATGACGCTGCCGGACGCTCTGGAGCAGGTGTTGTGGGACGACCCGCCGATGACGACCAACCTCGGCCGCTGGGCCACCGGGGACGTCGAGCTGGCGGGCAAGCGGATCAAGGAGGGGGACCTGCTGATCCTCGGCCTGGCCGCGGGCAACGCCGACCCGGCCATCCGCCCGGACACCTCCACCGCCCTGCACGGGAACCGCTCCCACCTGGCCTTCAGCGGCGGTCCGCACGAGTGCCCCGGCCAGGACCTGGGCCGGGCCATCGCCGACACCGGGATCGACGTCCTGCTCAGCCGGCTGCCCGACCTGCGCCTGGCCGTACCGGAGGAGGAGCTGACCTGGAACGCCTCGCTGATGTCGCGTCCGCTGGCCGCCCTGCCCGTCCGCTTCACCCCCGGGCGGCTCCGGTCGGCGAAGGATTCGCCGGCCCCGGAGGAGACCGCGGGCGCCGAACTCCCGCCCCAGCGCAGCGTTCCCTCCCCTCCGGCCCCCGCGGACGTACCCAGCCGGACGGCGCCCGGGGTTTCCACGTCCCGCCGGCCCTTCCGCCGTCTCCGGTGGCGCCGTTAG
- a CDS encoding phytoene/squalene synthase family protein, which produces MTARELTAAGITEPGLRRDYTLCRALNARHGRTYFLATRLLPPARRPAVHALYGFARWADDIVDDLAADAAVHERAAALSRWEQELAVGLRTGSSGEPVVRAVAHTARTYGICHTHFTDFMASMRMDLQVRAYPDYPALQTYMHGSAAVIGLQMMPVLGTVVPAEEAEAHAAALGVAFQLTNFLRDVGEDLDRDRVYLPGDLLAAHGVDRGLLQWSRATGRHDPRISSALRAADALTREVYREAEPGIALLDPVSRPCIRAAYTLYSEILDAAADAGYPVLHRRVAVSPARRAVVAARGVTGVAAARLRRAPSAARRRPGKPEPVRHPVLPREDSA; this is translated from the coding sequence ATGACGGCACGTGAACTGACTGCCGCCGGCATCACCGAACCGGGCCTGCGCCGGGACTACACGCTGTGCCGGGCCCTGAACGCCCGCCACGGCCGCACCTACTTCCTGGCCACGCGCCTGCTGCCGCCCGCTCGTCGCCCGGCAGTGCACGCACTGTACGGCTTCGCCCGCTGGGCCGACGACATCGTCGACGACCTCGCCGCCGATGCCGCCGTCCACGAGCGGGCGGCAGCCCTGAGCCGCTGGGAGCAGGAGCTGGCCGTCGGCCTCCGTACCGGCTCCAGCGGCGAACCGGTGGTGCGAGCCGTGGCGCACACGGCCCGCACCTACGGCATCTGCCACACCCACTTCACCGACTTCATGGCGTCCATGCGCATGGACCTCCAGGTCCGCGCCTACCCGGACTATCCGGCTCTGCAGACCTACATGCACGGTTCGGCGGCCGTCATCGGCCTGCAGATGATGCCGGTGCTGGGCACCGTGGTCCCGGCGGAGGAGGCCGAAGCCCACGCTGCCGCGCTCGGTGTCGCCTTCCAGCTGACCAATTTCCTCCGCGACGTCGGCGAGGACCTCGACCGTGACCGCGTCTACCTGCCCGGCGACCTGCTGGCCGCCCACGGCGTCGACCGGGGCCTGCTGCAGTGGAGCCGTGCCACCGGACGCCACGACCCACGCATCAGCAGCGCCCTGCGGGCCGCCGACGCCCTCACCCGCGAGGTGTACCGGGAGGCCGAGCCGGGCATCGCCCTGCTCGATCCCGTCTCCCGCCCCTGCATCCGCGCCGCCTACACCCTGTACTCGGAGATCCTCGACGCCGCCGCCGACGCCGGCTACCCGGTGCTGCACCGCCGCGTCGCCGTCTCGCCGGCCCGACGCGCCGTGGTGGCCGCACGCGGCGTCACGGGAGTGGCCGCCGCCCGGCTGCGGCGCGCCCCGTCCGCCGCACGGCGACGCCCCGGGAAGCCGGAACCCGTCCGTCACCCCGTTCTGCCGCGAGAGGACTCGGCATGA
- a CDS encoding ATP/GTP-binding protein: protein MDSASSETVTGPRSEDALPSSTNVAVKLVVVGGFGVGKTTLVRSVSEIRPLTTEETMTQAGATVDDNTGVERKTATTVAMDFGRISLNQEMVLYLFGTPGQERFWFLWNGLFDGALGAVVLVDTRRLEAGFDVMGRLEEASVPFIVAVNAFPDAPTYAVDDLRDALDLPPSVPIVACDARHRDSSRDVLMTLMHHLRSLATTSEAM from the coding sequence ATGGACTCAGCAAGCTCTGAGACGGTCACGGGGCCGCGGAGTGAGGACGCGCTGCCGTCGTCGACCAACGTGGCGGTCAAGCTCGTCGTGGTGGGCGGCTTCGGCGTCGGAAAGACGACGCTGGTCCGTTCGGTCAGCGAGATTCGTCCGCTGACGACCGAGGAGACGATGACGCAGGCCGGCGCCACGGTCGACGACAACACCGGCGTCGAACGGAAGACGGCCACCACCGTCGCGATGGATTTCGGCCGCATCAGCCTCAACCAGGAGATGGTCCTCTACCTCTTCGGCACGCCCGGACAGGAGCGGTTCTGGTTCCTGTGGAACGGCCTGTTCGACGGAGCACTAGGCGCCGTCGTCCTCGTCGACACGCGACGCCTCGAGGCCGGCTTCGACGTGATGGGCCGGCTGGAGGAGGCGTCGGTCCCGTTCATCGTGGCCGTCAACGCCTTCCCGGACGCCCCCACCTACGCCGTGGACGACCTGCGCGACGCGCTCGACCTGCCGCCGAGCGTACCGATCGTGGCGTGCGACGCCCGGCACCGCGATTCCAGCCGTGACGTCCTGATGACGCTGATGCACCACCTGCGTTCCCTGGCCACGACTTCGGAGGCGATGTGA
- a CDS encoding polyprenyl synthetase family protein, which yields MTLSSETEDRTCPVSPQTPLWSRCGTQTPHPDVDTPGAVEALLASWLEDRVVEAASLDEVFCDEVARPVADFVLRGGKRLRASFLWWGWRAAGGSGREPEASGALKAAASLELLQALALIHDDVMDRSETRRGRPALHMDFAARHRGVGMNGSPEAFGTSGAVLAGDLALMWAEDLFAEATRERAAPRGEDLGWRAMRAEMVAGQYLDLRTQAVGAFSPESALRVAALKTAAYTVRRPLGMGAALAGASPHTRRCLEAAGHSAGLAFQLRDDLDGVFGDPAATGKPAGEDVREGKATHLAALAWQRAEACEDHQALEVMRRVFADSHLGAEALEEYRHALVRVGARDAVTERIEALVRHATTELARARLDSDAEQRLVDLVHAATRVVPGAPGVATDRRST from the coding sequence ATGACTCTCTCGTCCGAGACGGAGGACCGCACCTGTCCTGTGAGCCCGCAAACCCCACTGTGGTCCCGCTGCGGCACGCAGACTCCGCACCCGGACGTCGACACTCCGGGAGCCGTAGAGGCACTTCTGGCCTCGTGGCTGGAGGACCGTGTGGTCGAAGCGGCTTCACTCGATGAGGTGTTCTGCGACGAGGTCGCCCGGCCCGTCGCGGACTTCGTCCTGCGCGGCGGCAAGAGGCTGCGTGCCTCGTTCCTCTGGTGGGGGTGGCGTGCTGCGGGGGGCTCGGGCCGGGAGCCCGAGGCGAGCGGCGCGCTGAAAGCTGCGGCTTCTCTCGAGTTGCTGCAGGCGCTCGCCCTGATCCATGACGATGTGATGGATCGCTCAGAGACGCGGCGCGGAAGGCCGGCCCTCCACATGGACTTCGCCGCCCGCCATCGCGGGGTCGGCATGAACGGCTCGCCGGAGGCGTTCGGCACGAGCGGTGCCGTGCTGGCCGGTGATCTCGCTCTGATGTGGGCCGAGGACCTGTTCGCCGAGGCGACACGCGAGCGCGCAGCTCCACGTGGCGAAGACCTCGGGTGGCGGGCCATGCGGGCCGAGATGGTCGCCGGCCAGTACCTGGATCTGCGCACGCAGGCCGTCGGAGCGTTCTCCCCCGAAAGCGCCTTGCGGGTGGCGGCGCTGAAGACGGCGGCCTACACCGTGCGGCGGCCACTGGGCATGGGCGCGGCCCTCGCGGGCGCTTCCCCACACACCCGCAGGTGCCTGGAGGCCGCAGGGCACAGCGCGGGCCTCGCCTTCCAGCTCCGCGACGACCTCGACGGCGTGTTCGGCGACCCGGCCGCCACCGGAAAGCCGGCAGGGGAGGACGTGCGCGAGGGGAAGGCCACCCATCTGGCGGCCCTCGCGTGGCAACGGGCGGAAGCGTGCGAGGACCATCAGGCGCTGGAGGTGATGAGACGCGTCTTCGCCGACTCCCACCTGGGCGCCGAAGCCCTGGAGGAGTACCGGCACGCGCTGGTCCGGGTCGGCGCACGTGACGCCGTGACCGAGCGGATCGAGGCGCTGGTGAGGCACGCCACCACAGAGCTTGCCCGCGCCCGGCTCGACTCCGACGCCGAGCAGCGGCTCGTCGACCTCGTCCACGCCGCCACCCGCGTCGTCCCCGGAGCCCCGGGGGTTGCAACGGACCGGAGGAGTACGTGA
- a CDS encoding DUF5914 domain-containing protein — MSPLPAPRRRPRLPLSWRRRPSRWDAQEPTWREASPALIAAALKTASARPTGNWYVVAGSREVRPGTVLGRTVGGLEVILWRGDDGALRAGPGACPHLGAPLRDSPVRCGRVVCHWHGLALDGAPFAGWEPYPAHDDGLLVWVRLDALGGESPMQSPLVPARPSLPGAVGAVMSAQGVCEPEDVVANRLDPWHGAWFHPYSFVDLTVENAADEGFTVRVSFKVAGRLVVPVRATFTAPGPRTVVMRIVEGEGEGSVVETHATPLGPDTHDRPRTRVVEAVVATSERTGFVAARRAAPLLRPLMSAAAARLWRDDLAYAERRYLLRSTGRFPG; from the coding sequence ATGAGCCCGCTCCCCGCACCGCGCCGCCGGCCTCGTCTTCCGCTCTCCTGGCGCCGCCGGCCCAGCCGCTGGGACGCTCAGGAGCCCACCTGGCGGGAGGCGAGCCCCGCGCTCATCGCGGCCGCCCTGAAGACGGCGTCCGCTCGGCCGACCGGCAACTGGTATGTCGTCGCAGGCAGCCGCGAGGTGCGCCCGGGCACCGTCCTGGGCCGCACCGTGGGCGGTCTGGAGGTCATCCTCTGGCGCGGGGACGACGGTGCGCTCCGTGCGGGGCCGGGCGCCTGTCCCCACCTCGGTGCGCCGCTGCGCGACAGCCCGGTGCGCTGCGGGAGAGTGGTCTGCCACTGGCACGGTCTCGCGCTGGACGGCGCGCCGTTCGCCGGCTGGGAGCCCTACCCCGCCCACGACGACGGCCTGCTGGTCTGGGTGCGACTGGACGCGCTGGGAGGCGAGTCCCCGATGCAGAGCCCGCTCGTCCCCGCCCGTCCCTCCCTGCCCGGCGCGGTCGGCGCCGTCATGAGCGCGCAAGGCGTCTGCGAGCCGGAGGACGTGGTCGCCAACCGGCTCGACCCCTGGCACGGCGCCTGGTTCCACCCCTACTCCTTCGTCGACCTCACGGTGGAGAACGCCGCCGACGAAGGCTTCACCGTACGGGTGTCGTTCAAGGTGGCCGGCCGGCTCGTCGTCCCCGTGCGCGCGACGTTCACCGCCCCCGGACCCCGCACCGTCGTCATGCGGATCGTCGAAGGCGAAGGCGAGGGGTCCGTGGTCGAGACGCACGCGACCCCCCTCGGGCCCGACACGCACGACCGGCCCCGCACGCGTGTCGTCGAAGCCGTCGTCGCCACCTCTGAACGGACCGGGTTCGTCGCCGCGCGGCGCGCCGCCCCGCTGCTGCGTCCGCTCATGAGTGCGGCGGCCGCGCGCCTGTGGCGCGACGACCTCGCCTATGCCGAACGTCGCTACCTGCTGCGCTCCACCGGTCGTTTCCCCGGCTGA
- the crtI gene encoding phytoene desaturase family protein has product MTRTVPGPTDRVVVVGAGLSGLSAALHLLGSGREVTVVERDAGPGGRAGRTDLGGFRLDTGPTVLTMPHLLDEAFAAVGTSVRGRLELTQLHPAYRALFADGSSLDVHTDAEAMEEEIHRFAGPREAAGYRALRCWLQRLYRVQMRRFIDAHFDSPLDLLHPDLARLAALGGFGRLETRIGHFLRDERLRRVFTFQSLYAGVPPAKALAAYAVIAYMDTVAGVYFPTGGIHAVARAMTAAAAEAGATFHWNTEVGSLERSGDRIRAVRTADGRRLPCDAAVLTCDLPAAYGLLGRTPRRPLRLRHSPSAVVLHAGTDRTWDELQHHTLSFGHAWHRTFDELTRHGRLMTDPSLLISRPTAHDPGLAPPGRHLHYILAPCPNTDIGPSPAAWRDLGPRYRDQLVAELERRGLTGLSTSIEDEQLVTPADWTAQGMAAGTPFSAAHTFAQTGPFRPRNLMRGTTNGVLAGCGTTPGVGVPTVLISGKLAAQRITGARALPASRHHHCAESMPHCGSRIPAGGTDHDGT; this is encoded by the coding sequence GTGACGCGAACGGTTCCCGGCCCCACCGACCGCGTCGTGGTGGTCGGCGCGGGACTCTCCGGGCTCTCCGCAGCACTGCATCTGCTCGGCTCCGGTCGGGAGGTGACCGTCGTCGAACGCGATGCCGGACCGGGCGGCCGGGCCGGCCGCACCGACCTCGGCGGCTTCCGGCTCGACACCGGCCCCACCGTGCTCACCATGCCGCATCTCCTGGACGAGGCGTTCGCCGCCGTGGGCACGTCGGTCAGGGGCCGACTGGAGCTGACACAGCTTCACCCCGCCTACCGGGCGCTTTTCGCCGACGGCTCGAGCCTGGACGTGCACACCGACGCGGAAGCGATGGAGGAGGAGATCCACCGCTTCGCCGGGCCACGCGAGGCAGCCGGGTACCGCGCTCTCCGCTGTTGGCTGCAGCGCCTGTACCGCGTGCAGATGCGCCGTTTCATCGACGCCCACTTCGACTCTCCCCTCGACCTTCTGCACCCGGACCTGGCGCGGCTGGCCGCACTCGGCGGCTTCGGCCGCCTGGAGACCCGCATCGGCCACTTCCTGCGCGACGAGCGGCTGCGGCGCGTCTTCACCTTCCAGTCGCTCTACGCCGGGGTGCCCCCGGCCAAGGCGTTGGCGGCCTACGCGGTCATCGCCTACATGGACACCGTGGCAGGCGTGTACTTTCCCACCGGTGGCATCCACGCCGTCGCTCGTGCCATGACCGCGGCAGCAGCCGAGGCCGGAGCCACCTTCCACTGGAACACCGAGGTCGGCAGCCTGGAGCGGTCCGGCGACCGGATTCGCGCCGTGCGCACCGCCGACGGTCGCCGCCTGCCCTGCGACGCAGCCGTCCTGACCTGTGACCTGCCCGCCGCCTACGGCCTGCTGGGCCGCACACCGCGCCGACCGCTTCGGCTGCGGCACTCACCGTCCGCCGTCGTGCTGCACGCCGGAACCGACCGCACCTGGGACGAGCTGCAGCACCACACCCTCTCGTTCGGTCACGCCTGGCATCGCACCTTCGACGAACTCACCCGCCACGGGCGGCTGATGACCGACCCGTCGCTGCTGATCTCACGCCCCACCGCCCACGACCCCGGCCTCGCCCCACCGGGTAGGCACCTGCACTACATCCTGGCGCCCTGCCCCAACACCGACATCGGCCCGAGCCCCGCCGCCTGGCGCGACCTGGGACCCCGCTACCGGGACCAGCTGGTCGCCGAGCTCGAACGCCGCGGCCTGACCGGCCTGAGCACCTCCATCGAGGACGAGCAACTGGTGACCCCCGCCGACTGGACGGCCCAGGGCATGGCCGCAGGCACCCCCTTCTCCGCCGCCCACACGTTCGCGCAGACCGGCCCGTTCCGTCCCCGCAACCTGATGCGGGGCACCACCAACGGCGTCCTCGCCGGCTGCGGAACCACCCCGGGCGTCGGCGTCCCCACGGTCCTCATCTCCGGGAAGCTCGCCGCTCAGCGGATCACCGGAGCGAGGGCGCTTCCCGCGTCCCGTCACCACCACTGCGCCGAAAGCATGCCGCACTGCGGCAGCCGCATCCCGGCAGGAGGCACCGACCATGACGGCACGTGA
- a CDS encoding FAD-dependent oxidoreductase has translation MRVNAHGRGRRGRDPRAEALQPPPGAPRLTGAPPRVAVVGGGIAGLAAATGLAERGARVTVYERESGLGGRLLGWPERLADGSRVTMSRGFHAFFRQYYNLRGLLRRVDGSLGMLTPLADYPLWHHDGLRDGFRGLPRTPPWNAAAFVARSEAFAWRDLTRIRPRAALSLLDVRVPEVYARFDGASAASYLDAIGFPPAARHLAFEVFSRSFFADPRDFSAAELVLMFHIYFLGSSEGLLFDVPREPFPHVLWEPLAGYLARHGARVRTKTPVETVQPRDAGFTVVSGPASEEVDAVVLALDTAGLQSLVGRSPGLGDADWRSRVAGLRAAPPFLVSRLWLDRPVAADRPGFLGTSGYGPLDNVSVLDRWEGEARRWAERTGGSVVELHAYAVADGTDRAATEEQLTAHLHSVYPETRQARIIDVRHEWRADCPLFEVGGHPRRPGVTTPHARLMLAGDLVRTDLPVALMERAATTGFQAANALLRQWGVRGQTLWTVPRAGRSAALRAAAALA, from the coding sequence ATGCGTGTGAATGCTCACGGCCGGGGACGACGTGGACGCGACCCGCGCGCGGAGGCGCTGCAGCCGCCGCCGGGGGCGCCGCGGCTGACGGGTGCGCCGCCGCGCGTCGCGGTGGTCGGCGGCGGCATCGCCGGGCTCGCGGCGGCGACCGGACTGGCCGAACGTGGTGCGCGCGTCACGGTGTATGAGAGGGAGTCCGGGCTGGGCGGTCGGCTGCTGGGCTGGCCGGAGCGTCTCGCGGACGGCAGCCGGGTGACGATGAGCCGCGGCTTCCACGCCTTCTTTCGCCAGTACTACAACCTGCGGGGGCTGCTGCGGCGTGTGGACGGATCCCTCGGCATGCTCACGCCGCTCGCGGACTATCCGTTGTGGCACCACGACGGTCTGCGTGACGGGTTCCGCGGACTGCCCCGTACGCCGCCGTGGAACGCGGCGGCGTTCGTGGCCCGCAGCGAGGCCTTCGCCTGGCGGGATCTGACCCGGATCCGGCCGCGAGCGGCACTGTCGCTGCTGGATGTGCGGGTCCCGGAGGTGTACGCGCGCTTCGACGGCGCCAGCGCCGCCTCGTACCTGGACGCGATCGGGTTCCCGCCCGCCGCCCGGCATCTCGCGTTCGAGGTGTTCTCACGCAGCTTCTTCGCCGACCCGCGCGACTTCTCCGCCGCCGAACTCGTCCTGATGTTCCACATCTACTTCCTCGGCTCCAGCGAGGGCCTGCTGTTCGACGTCCCCCGCGAACCGTTCCCGCACGTGTTGTGGGAGCCGCTCGCCGGCTACCTGGCCCGCCACGGTGCACGGGTCCGGACCAAGACACCGGTGGAGACCGTGCAGCCGCGGGACGCAGGGTTCACGGTCGTCTCCGGGCCGGCCAGCGAGGAGGTGGATGCGGTGGTGCTCGCGCTGGACACCGCGGGTCTGCAGTCCCTCGTGGGGCGCTCCCCCGGCCTGGGCGACGCCGACTGGCGCTCGCGCGTGGCCGGGCTGCGCGCCGCGCCGCCGTTCCTGGTCTCCCGTCTGTGGCTGGACCGCCCGGTGGCCGCCGACCGGCCGGGGTTCCTGGGCACCAGCGGTTACGGCCCGCTGGACAACGTCAGCGTCCTCGACCGATGGGAGGGTGAGGCCCGCCGATGGGCGGAGCGCACCGGCGGTTCGGTCGTCGAACTGCATGCCTACGCCGTGGCCGACGGCACCGACCGCGCGGCCACGGAGGAGCAACTGACGGCACACCTGCACTCCGTGTATCCGGAAACGCGTCAGGCGCGGATCATCGATGTACGGCACGAATGGCGGGCGGACTGCCCGCTCTTCGAGGTGGGCGGTCACCCGCGCCGCCCCGGAGTGACCACGCCGCACGCACGGCTGATGCTCGCCGGCGATCTGGTGCGCACCGACCTGCCGGTGGCCCTGATGGAGCGAGCCGCGACCACCGGATTCCAGGCGGCGAACGCCCTGTTGCGGCAGTGGGGTGTGCGCGGGCAGACGCTGTGGACCGTGCCGCGGGCGGGGCGCTCGGCCGCGCTGAGGGCCGCAGCGGCCCTGGCCTGA